One Prinia subflava isolate CZ2003 ecotype Zambia chromosome 8, Cam_Psub_1.2, whole genome shotgun sequence DNA window includes the following coding sequences:
- the RAE1 gene encoding mRNA export factor RAE1 codes for MSLFGSTSGFGTGGTSMFGSTTADNHNPMKDIEVTSPPDDSISCLAFSPPTLPGNFLIAGSWANDVRCWEVQDNGQTIPKAQQMHTGPVLDACWSDDGSKVFTASCDKTAKMWDLNSNQAIQIAQHDAPVKTIHWIKAPNYSCVMTGSWDKTLKFWDTRSPTPMMTLQLPERCYCADVVHPMAAVATAERGLIVYQLENQPSEFRRIESPLKHQHRCVAIFKDKVNKPTGFALGSIEGRVAIHYINPPNPAKDNFTFKCHRSNGTNTSAPQDIYAVNGIAFHPVHGTLATVGSDGRFSFWDKDARTKLKTSEQLDQPISACCFNHNGNIFAYASSYDWSKGHEFYNPQKKNYIFLRNAAEELKPRNKK; via the exons ATGAGTCTGTTCGGATCCACGTCGGGCTTCGGCACCGGGGGCACCAGCATGTTCGGCAGCACCACCGCGGACAACCACAACCCCATGAAG GATATTGAAGTAACATCTCCACCTGATGACAGCATATCTTGTTTAGCATTTAGTCCACCGACGCTGCCGGGTAATTTCCTCATTGCAGGATCATGGGCAAATGAT GTTCGCTGCTGGGAAGTTCAGGATAATGGACAGACAATTCCAAAGGCTCAGCAGATGCACACAGGGCCCGTGCTAGATGCCTGCTGGAGTGAT GATGGGAGTAAAGTATTTACTGCTTCCTGTGATAAAACTGCCAAAATGTGGGATCTCAACAGTAATCAAGCAATTCAGATTGCACAA CATGATGCTCCTGTGAAGACTATCCATTGGATTAAAGCACCAAATTACAGCTGTGTGATGACAGGAAGCTGGGATAAAACCTTGAAG TTCTGGGATACCCGTTCACCAACACCTATGAtgaccctgcagctccctgagagGTGTTACTGTGCAGATGTG GTTCATCCTATGGCagctgtggccactgcagaaaGGGGTTTGATAGTTTATCAGTTAGAGAACCAACCTTCTGAATTTAGAAGAATAGAATCTCCTCTGAAACACCAG CATCGCTGCGTTGCTATTTTCAAAGACAAAGTGAACAAACCAACTGGATTTGCCCTTGGAAGCATTGAAGGCAGAGTAGCTATTCACTATATCAACCCCCCAAACCC TGCAAAAgataatttcacttttaaatgcCATCGCTCCAATGGAACAAACACATCAGCACCTCAGGACATCTATGCT GTGAATGGGATTGCATTCCACCCTGTCCATGGCACTCTGGCCACGGTGGGCTCTGATGGCAGATTCAGCTTCTGGGATAAAGATGCACGGACAAAGCTAAAAACCTCCGAGCAGCTGGACCAGCCAATATCTGCCTGTTGTTTCAACCACAATGGCAATATATTTGCTTATGCTTCCAGCTATGATTGGTCAAAG ggTCACGAATTCTATaatccacagaagaaaaactacATTTTTCTGCGAAATGCAGCAGAAGAGCTGAAGCCCAGGAATAAGAAGTAG
- the SPO11 gene encoding meiotic recombination protein SPO11: MNFTSSKLKSHFQFLDNLFFCLFFLTGLLPYPEKLDWPAPALMEGHGLCSTEKPAGNKASSRETSLSGQESQVPSSEVLEAIENVIQGVLQSLAQKKAPVLTVANRADWRNIEFKDSVGLQMIPSYTTKQIRSDCPQSARRFALMLKILSMIYKMVQSNTYATKRDIYYSDTLLFGSQSVVDQIINDISCMLKIPRRSLHVLSSTKGFVAGNLSYTEEDGTKVNCTCSAMAVTVPSNVQGIKNLTSHAKFILIVEKDATFQRLLDDDFFSKVSPCIMITGRGIPDLNTRLLVRKLWDSFQIPIFTLMDADPHGIEIMCVYKYGSVSMSFEAHHLTVPSVKWLGLLPSDLKRLNICKDALIPFTKQDENKLASIQKRPYIACQPLWKKELEIMATSKLKAEIQVLTSLSSDYLSRVYLPNKLQFGGWL; this comes from the exons ATGAATTTTACATCCAGCAAGCTGAAGAGCCATTTCCAGTTTCTGGATAAcctctttttttgtctcttttttttaacagggCTTCTTCCctacccagagaagctggacTGGCCTGCACCAGCCTTAATGGAGGGGCACGGTCTGTGTTCCACTGAAAAACCAGCTGGGAACAAGGCCAGCTCCAGGGAAACAAGTCTGTCTGGCCAGGAGAGCCAGGTCCCCAg TTCTGAGGTTCTTGAAGCAATAGAAAATGTTATCCAAGGTGTACTTCAAAGCCTGGCCCAAAAAAAAGCACCTGTTCTCACAGTGGCTAACAGAGCAGACTGGAGGAACATAGA ATTTAAAGATTCTGTAGGTCTGCAGATGATACCAAGTTATACTACCAAACAAATAAGGAGTGACTGCCCTCAATCAGCAAGAAGATTTg ctctgatGCTCAAAATATTATCAATGATCTATAAGATGGTGCAGAGCAACACTTATGCAACTAAAAG AGATATATATTATTCAGATACTCTACTCTTTGGTAGCCAAAGTGTTGTGGACCAAATAATCAACGACATTTCTTGCATGCTTAAGATACCTCGGAGAAGTCTACATGTA ctgtctTCAACTAAAGGTTTTGTTGCTGGTAATTTGAGTTACACTGAGGAAGATGGCACAAAAGTGAATTGTACCTGCAGTGCAATG gCAGTCACTGTGCCATCTAATGTTCAAGGAATTAAAA ATTTAACCTCACATGCCAAATTTATATTAATTGTAGAAAAAGATGCAACTTTCCAGAGACTCCTGGATGATGACTTCTTCAGTAAAGTGTCCCCATGCATCATGATCACG ggAAGAGGCATACCAGACCTTAATACACGACTTTTGGTCAGGAAGCTGTGGGATTCTTTTCAAATTCCTATTTTCACCCTTATGGATGCAGATCCACATG GTATAGAAATAATGTGTGTCTACAAATATGGATCTGTG TCAATGTCCTTTGAGGCCCATCATCTCACTGTTCCCTCTGTCAAGTGGCTTGGTCTCCTCCCATCTGATCTCAAGAG ATTAAACATATGCAAAGATGCCTTGATTCCATTTACAAAGCAAGATGAAAATAAGTTAGCAAGTATTCAAAAGAGACCTTACATTGCTTGTCAGCCACTGTGGAAAAAAGAG CTGGAAATTATGGCAACATCTAAACTGAAGGCTGAAATTCAAGTTTTAACTTCTCTCTCATCAGACTACCTGTCCAGAGTCTATTTACCAAACAAACTGCAGTTTGGTGGATGGCTATGA